One Serinicoccus chungangensis genomic window carries:
- a CDS encoding DUF58 domain-containing protein translates to MAAFERADAWRPTHALQRCLVAVLAIAPVALVFRRPDLLVLVSPLALVLAWSLATRPQERPDHRFGLSHGQVREGDQALAVADLEPVEGAEVLSAALTPAPFVTAVLQERMRQARDSDGLLVQRTCAVADADGPQVQGYRRLLVGVRVTRWGVRRIGPLQVAAASAWGSYRWGPLSMEAQGLRVLPQPAAFDTSAPAPHPRGLVGMHRSSRPGEGSEFATIRPFQVGDRLRRIHWPRSSRTGELHVTSSYADQDTHVAVLVDAHYDLGRSGGLDGDVSSLDRSVRAAAAVAEHFLHQGDRVSLRVLSARTPLVVPTGTGRRHGVRILDTLTGVQASVDEQTDPRRVHLGIGSGTLVVMISSLVSPDALTQAATLAARGTSVVVVDALGEAVARVAPSGEHDPLARTAWRIRMLERDREIRAIRAQGVAVVPWLGPGSLDVVLLELARRRRRVGA, encoded by the coding sequence ATGGCGGCCTTCGAGCGGGCGGACGCGTGGCGGCCCACGCACGCCCTCCAGCGCTGCCTGGTCGCGGTGCTCGCCATCGCTCCGGTGGCGCTGGTGTTCCGGCGCCCGGACCTGCTCGTGCTGGTCAGCCCGCTCGCGCTCGTGCTGGCGTGGAGCCTGGCGACCCGGCCCCAGGAGCGCCCCGACCACCGGTTCGGGCTCTCGCACGGGCAGGTGCGCGAGGGCGACCAGGCGCTCGCCGTGGCCGACCTCGAGCCCGTGGAGGGGGCCGAGGTGCTGTCGGCGGCCCTGACCCCCGCGCCCTTCGTGACCGCCGTCCTGCAGGAGCGGATGCGCCAGGCCCGGGACAGCGACGGCCTGCTCGTGCAGCGGACGTGCGCGGTGGCCGACGCCGACGGGCCCCAGGTGCAGGGCTACCGGCGGCTGCTCGTCGGGGTCCGGGTGACCCGGTGGGGCGTGCGCCGGATCGGTCCGCTGCAGGTCGCCGCCGCGAGCGCCTGGGGGTCCTACCGGTGGGGGCCGCTGTCGATGGAGGCCCAGGGGCTGCGCGTGCTGCCGCAGCCGGCGGCCTTCGACACCTCGGCCCCCGCGCCGCACCCGCGCGGGCTGGTGGGGATGCACCGCTCGAGCCGGCCCGGGGAGGGCAGCGAGTTCGCGACCATCCGCCCGTTCCAGGTCGGCGACCGGCTGCGGCGCATCCACTGGCCCCGCTCGAGCCGCACCGGGGAGCTGCACGTGACCTCGAGCTACGCCGACCAGGACACCCACGTGGCCGTGCTCGTCGACGCGCACTACGACCTGGGCCGCTCCGGCGGCCTGGACGGCGACGTGAGCTCGCTGGACCGGTCGGTGCGGGCCGCGGCCGCGGTCGCCGAGCACTTCCTGCACCAGGGCGACCGGGTGAGCCTGCGGGTGCTCTCGGCCCGCACCCCCCTCGTCGTCCCGACCGGCACCGGTCGGCGGCACGGGGTGCGGATCCTCGACACGCTCACCGGGGTGCAGGCCTCGGTGGACGAGCAGACCGACCCGCGGCGGGTCCACCTCGGGATCGGCTCGGGGACCCTCGTCGTCATGATCTCCTCCCTCGTGTCCCCCGACGCCCTCACCCAGGCCGCGACCCTCGCGGCGCGCGGCACCTCGGTCGTCGTGGTGGACGCCCTGGGCGAGGCCGTGGCGCGGGTCGCGCCCAGCGGCGAGCACGACCCCCTGGCGCGGACCGCCTGGCGCATCCGGATGCTGGAGCGGGACCGGGAGATCCGGGCGATCCGGGCGCAGGGCGTCGCGGTGGTGCCCTGGCTGGGCCCGGGCAGCCTGGACGTCGTGCTGCTGGAGCTGGCCCGCCGCCGACGCCGGGTGGGTGCCTGA
- a CDS encoding AAA family ATPase: MNDTPTPALDVPEVSRRAAQVLDRVEQAVVGKREALTMVLTAVLSRGHVLLEDFPGLGKTLAARSFAQTLGLDFTRAQFTPDLLPSDLTGSFVFDQRSTEFVFRPGPLFTGLLLADEINRTPPKTQSALLEAMQEHQVTVEGQTFSLPQPFHVLATANPVEYEGTYPLPEAQLDRFLARVSFGYPSPEEEWDVLRRRVARQSEDQRLDPVTDAAGLAAMQEAVERVPVEDDISRYCVELASATRRHRAVLVGASPRGSLALMLTSRAYAVIHGRDYVTPEDVKAVAHAVLDHRISIKPELWMSDTGGAAVVTAALGQVPVPGSRTGASTVDEDDVQPERSAARP; this comes from the coding sequence GTGAACGACACCCCCACCCCCGCCCTGGACGTGCCCGAGGTGTCGCGTCGCGCCGCGCAGGTGCTCGACCGGGTCGAGCAGGCGGTCGTCGGCAAGCGCGAGGCGCTGACGATGGTGCTCACGGCGGTGCTCTCCCGCGGCCACGTGCTCCTCGAGGACTTCCCCGGCCTGGGCAAGACGCTGGCCGCGCGGTCCTTCGCGCAGACGCTGGGGCTGGACTTCACCCGCGCGCAGTTCACCCCCGACCTGCTGCCCTCCGACCTCACCGGCTCCTTCGTCTTCGACCAGAGGAGCACCGAGTTCGTCTTCCGCCCCGGGCCGCTGTTCACCGGGCTGCTGCTGGCCGACGAGATCAACCGGACCCCGCCGAAGACCCAGTCGGCCCTGCTCGAGGCGATGCAGGAGCACCAGGTGACCGTCGAGGGCCAGACCTTCTCGCTCCCGCAGCCCTTCCACGTGCTGGCGACCGCCAACCCGGTGGAGTACGAGGGCACCTACCCGCTGCCCGAGGCCCAGCTGGACCGCTTCCTGGCCCGGGTCTCCTTCGGCTACCCCTCCCCCGAGGAGGAGTGGGACGTGCTGCGTCGCCGGGTCGCCCGGCAGTCCGAGGACCAGCGGCTCGACCCGGTCACCGACGCGGCCGGGCTGGCGGCGATGCAGGAGGCGGTCGAGCGGGTGCCCGTCGAGGACGACATCTCGCGGTACTGCGTCGAGCTGGCCTCGGCGACCCGCCGGCACCGGGCGGTCCTCGTCGGCGCCTCGCCCCGCGGGTCGCTCGCCCTCATGCTCACGTCAAGGGCGTATGCCGTGATCCACGGTCGCGACTACGTCACCCCCGAGGACGTCAAGGCGGTGGCGCACGCCGTGCTGGACCACCGGATCTCGATCAAGCCCGAGCTGTGGATGTCGGACACCGGGGGCGCCGCCGTGGTGACGGCGGCCCTGGGGCAGGTGCCGGTGCCCGGCTCGCGGACGGGGGCCTCCACCGTCGACGAGGACGACGTGCAGCCCGAGCGGTCCGCGGCGCGGCCCTGA